Within Leptospira dzoumogneensis, the genomic segment TCTTCCAAATAAGAATCGTCGTAAGAAAACTTTCGACTTACTTCCGTAAAATAAACGGTTCCATCGGATCCAATATCTAAACCATATAGATTTGTTAACGGATTTCCTTCCGAATCTTCTCTAAGAAGGACGTTCTCATTTCCTTTAGAGTCATAAAATGCAAGTCCTAGTCCGGAGACGCAGGCGACTAAATTTTCTTTTCCATCGAATACGATCCCCAATACTCTTCCGGAAGTTTTAGCGAATAATTCGGTTTGTCCGTCGGTTTTGATCTTATAAATATTTCCGTCGTAGGAGCCTGTATAAATAGATCCTCTAGAATCAATTGCAAGACCGAACGGTTTTTCTATAGGGGATTTTTCGTTTACTACATTAGAAATAAATAATATATCTCTTTCTTCTTGGCGGATAATATCGTCGGGATCGTAATCTGTCGGATCGGTTTTGCTCCAACCGAATAGAATAAAGGTCCCGAAAATTAGGAATAGAAAAGTAGAAGGAATAAGTATCCTGACAGTTGTATTGGAAAGGGATCTACGGAACATCAGACATGACCCTTAAATATGGGCCTCTGTCTCAAACTATTTCTCAACACCTCAAAATGTAAATGAAATCCGGTGGCTCTTCCGCTCATTCCGACTTCTCCGATCAATTGTCCTTTTTTGACCCTTGCGCCCGGAGAAACCAACAGCTTGCTTAAATGTCCGTACTTGGTTTCGTAACCCAATCCATGTTTTAAAACGATCAGACTTCCGTAACCGCCTCTTGTTCCGGAAAAGGAAACTTCTCCATCTGCTGATGCATATACCGGAGTTCCTTCCTCCGCCGCTAGATCAATGCCGCCGTGAAAGGTATCCTTTTTAGTGAAAGGATCCTTTCTTCTTCCGAACTTTGAACTGACTCTTCCTTCTTCCGCTAACGGATCCGAGAATACTAATCCGTAAAAAAAGTTTTTCTCTTCTTTAGGTAATCCTCTTCCTGGAACGAACCAGGATTTTCTGAGGTCATCATAGTATAAGAATTTGGGAGAGATCCGAAAACGGGCCGCGACTTTTTTGCGTCCGGATTCGTCGGGAGAATGTTCTTCCGAGTCGTAAACTCCTCTCATATTCGGGATCAAAAGTTCCATCCCGGAATAGATGTCTTGGGGAGAGGCTAATTCGTTTACGGAGGAAAGAGTGTCCAAGTCCATTCCGGTCCTGGCCATGATCTTAAAAAAAGTATCCTTGGGTCCTACTTTGTAGACTAGGAATCTAAGATGGACCAGATCTTTTTGGGCTAAGTTGGAAACCGAAATTTGAAGGTTATATTTTATCTCTTCTCTGACTCGGATGATCTTAGTATCCGAATATTCTAAACTTTTTAAGGGAAGGCGATCGTAAACCGCGTGGACCTCGTTTAGAGAGATTAGTATGAGTGCGGATAATAAAATGAGATGTCTTTTGAAGGAAGGCATATCTTTTCTCTAGTCGGCAGATTATAAAAAAACAATGACGCAAAAAATCCCCCATAAATGATTGGAAGGGCCCTTTGGAATGGATTTAGAAAAGGAAGATCAAAAACTCGCTCCCGGCAGAGACGTTCTGCTCATGGGTCTGATCCAGGTTTTCATACTGTTCATCGGTATGTATTCCTATATGAGGGTCACCAGATTCCAAGTGGAGAGCACCTTATCTCTCAAGGCTCCTAAACAAAACTTCGTTAAAACAAAAGAAGTAGTAAACACGGTATCTTCGGAAGTGGCTTGGAATGAACCTGCCTCCGCCGAAAAAGCAGTTAGAGAATATACCGAATTCGTAGTCACTAAACGTCCTTGGCTATTGTCTTTGGACAGGATTATTTGGGGATTATGCTTTCTGGTCCCTTCCTACTTTTTTATCCGAAAGATCGCTAGAATAGAAACTGCGGAATTCACGGATTCTGCAAACGGCAGAGATATTTTAGCAGGAGTTGCAACCGGCTTTGCTACATTCTGTTTTGTGAATGTAGCTAGCAGTCTGATCTTTTTTATCATAGGCAAACCCCAATCCAATTATTTGGAGATCATCCTTACTAAAAATCTTTTCTTAAATTGGAAATTATTAGGATGGACCTTACTTGCTATCGCATTTGGAGCGGGGATCTTTGAGGAATTTTTCTTTAGAGGATTTTTACTAAAATACTTCGAGGAAAAGAACCTAGGTTCCATAGGACTCATTATAACTTCGGTAATTTTCGGAGTGGTCCATTTTAACGGGGGATCTTATGTGGCTCCGATCCTTCTTATATTCGTGGGACTTTCATTCGGAATTTCTTATTTAAAAACCGGTAATATATGGGTGCCTGTGACTGCACATATCACTTATAATGCATCCATGCTTTTGGCCGGATTTCTGCTTGGGGATCGGATCTCTTAATGAACATGCAAAAAAGATTTAAACATAAAATCCTAAAGACATTATTCGTATTTTTCTTTCTATCTTCCTTCTCCCATGTTTATGCGGGTGAAGTTTTCGAACTAGAAGGCGAGCCCGGTGAGAACGATACCAGACTTCTTTCCGCATTGAATCGATTGACTTATGATAGAGTATTATCCAACCAAAACACGAAAGGTTTTGCGTTTAGATATACTTCTAAATGGTATTCTCCCCTACAGTTGGATGTATTCGTTTTGGGATTGGCAAAAAGAGAGAAGATGAGTTTGATCCGAATTGAATCTTCTAAAAAGGGAGCCGAAAGGGTTTTTAGGAATTTTCTACAGGAAGAACTTACTAAAAAAGAATTAACCGGAGGGCTTACGAATTATACCGATGTTTCGGAAGACGCAAAGTTCGAACCTTATCGTAAAAGTTATTTTTGGAGTGAGTCTTTGGCATTGGTCCAACCTGCTGCTTCCGTTTTTTATAACTCTTACAAATCTCCGGTATATGGGGGTTCGGATAGGCTCAAAAGTATGTTCGGTTATATCGGTCTAGATCTTTTACTCGCAGGGATAGGATATTATTACGCTACCACTACGATGGAAAAAAACAGCGCTCTTGAATCTTATTTCTTAAAGCCTACTGCTTCCGGAAACGTTTTGGATTCTCCCGGTGCTCCCGTGTTTATCGGTTTACTAGTACTTCCTAGATTGTATAGAATGATCGGCGGTTGGCAGGATACGTATACCCATAATCGGATCATGGAGATTTCGGTTTCCAAATCATTTTAAGGATCCTTTATGTTCGGAAATATCTACGCGGAATTCCGACAAAGACCGATCTCTTCTTATTTTACGATTAAGGGCAGAAGGTCTTTATACCTATATTGTGTTCTGACAGGGATTGTTTCCGGTTTGGGTGCTCTTCTTTTTTCCAGAGCGCTCGCCTGGGCGGAATATATTTCCTTAGAATCTATATCAGGTTTACATAATACACATTCAGGCGGAGAATATTTCGTTTCTCTGGGACCTATCGCTTCCATTTATTTAGGAAGATGGGCTCTTTTATTTATTCCCATATTAGGGGGGGTGATTGCAGGTTTGGTTATCTGGAAATTTTCCCCTGATTCCGCAGGTACCGGAACAGATTCCTTAATAGATTCTTTTCATAATAAAGAAGGTAAGGTAGATCCGAAAGTTCCTCTGATCAAATCGATCGCAACAGTATTTACTTTATCCTCAGGAGGAAGTGGAGGTAAAGAAGGTCCTATCTCTCTAATTGGTGCAGGATTCGGCTCCTTAGTCGCAAACTTAACCAAGGCAGGTGCAAGAGCAAGACGTACATTATTACTCGCGGGGACCGCAGGCGGACTCGGTGCGATCTTTCATGCTCCTTTAGGCGGTGCATTGACCTCGGTTGAGATGGTGTACAGAGAAGATATAGAAAGTGATACATTGGTTCCTTGTATCATTTCTTCCGTGACTGCATTCTTAACTTACTCTTCCTTTAACGGATTCGGTTCCGTGTATAAGGTTCCTGAGATAGGATTTATAGAGTATAAGGAACTTATCTTTTATTTATTTTTAGGGATAGTTTGTTATTTGAACGGAGCCTTTTTGATCAAGGTATTTCAATTCATACAAGGATGGTCCAAGGGCTGGAAATTTCCTATGTGGATCAAACCTGCGTTAGGCGGAATTCCTGTAGGGATCATCGGTTATTTTTTACCGGAAGTTATAGGAACAGGCTCCGGTGTCTTACAAGATGTATTAGAAGGCAGCTTTCAATTTCCTAATTACACTCCTTATCTGACTCAAGATCTGCAGATCATACTCTTCTTCTTACTTCTCGCGTTCTTAAAAATTATCACTACTTCGTTTACGATCGGAAGCGGCGGATCCGCAGGAATGTTCGGGCCCTCTTTATTCATAGGTGGAATGTTAGGAGGAGCTCTTGGGACATTTGCAAAATTAGTTTTAGGTTACCAAGTGTCCGTAGCTTCTTTCGTACTTGTTGGGATGGGAGCTTTTTACGCAGGCATCGCGAGTGCTCCCATTGCAGGAATGGTGATGATCTGCGAGATCATAGGAAGTTATTCTCTTCTTCCCCCTTTGATGATCGTTTCTATTATCACTTTTGTTCTTTCTCATAAATTGAATTTGTATAAGAGCCAGAAGAACACCCGCTTCCAATCTCCCGCTCATGATTGGGACATGAATCGAGACTTGCTGGAAGGAATTCGGATCGAAGACATCAAAGATAGGCTTAGAAATATTGCAGAGGTTAAAACTTCCGTCCTTCTTTCTCAGTTGGAAGAAGAAGCACTAAAAATTAATGCAAGCGACTATATCGTCTTGGAAGAGAACGGAAACTATTTCGGTATGATCTCTCTACGTACAAGCCGCTTATTTTTAGAAGGAAGAGATCTCACTCAGAACCTGATCCTCGTGAAAGATGTGACTGACACATCAATTTTGCCGATTTCCGTCCAAACAAACCTGGCGACTGCATTTAAAACTCTCTTGGATATGGGGATGGATAAGATTCCAGTGGGAGAGAATGGAAAATATTTGGGATATTTACGTTATGCTGACATTATTTCGATATATTTTGAGAAGACCCGATCTTCGAAGCCAATTTCAGGCGCTTAAATTGAATTTTTAGTCCTTCTTTAAAACCTAAAAATATATGTAGCGTTCATTCTTTTACAATAATAGGTATTTATCTCTTATTTTTAGGTATTTTTATTGTTTTATGGATAAAAATGACCAAGGGCTCATTTTCTGATTTTGGTGGACAATTTTGACCTTTCCGCTAAGATACGGAAAATTTTTAAAAAATAACTGATGTGTAATAAAGAGATCAGCCAATTCTAGATGGGTTAGGGTAAGTTATGGAATTGGTTCAAAGCAGGAAGGAAAATGCGAAACAGAGTTTCTAGTCAAAAAATTATCTCCGGGTCGAGGATTATCCTCGCAGTTTTGGGGATATTGGGAGTCGGCACATCCGAGCTGACTGCCGGTAGTTACGGGGATATCTACGGTGCCCATGCGGGTGCAGCCGGTATGGCGGGTGCAGTTACCGCTACGGTGAACAACTCATCTGCGGTTTTCTATAATGTTGCCGGTTTGGGAAGATTGAACGAAGCGGATTTGTTCATCTCTCAATGGGAACAGAAAGAAAAAGAGAAAGAAGCAGCAGCGAATGGAGAAGTTCCTAAGGATGCGAATGGGAATCCAATTCCTCAAGAAGGTCCTTTACTAAACACCGAGCCTCAAACCGAAGCCGGTGCACCTCCGGACAAATGGTATAAAAAAGCTTGGTTTAATTTTAGAGACGGCTTTGCGAATATGGGAAAGGGGATGTTCACTTATCAGCCTCTTCTCCGCCCGAACCGTCCTTATCATGAAGTGTCTTTCTTAGGAACTTATGCGAATCCTACATTAAAGAACAACGCACCTAAGAACGAGAACACTAAGAACCCTGACGACAGCTATGTCGGTTTGGGTTTTACAATGAACCTAAACGAAATTTTCGATATAGGTAGAACCATTCGTTTCGGATTGAACGCTATCGTTCCTGCTTCCGGAAACTTGATGGTGGTGAACGATCAAAACCCTACTGTTCCTAGATACCTTCAATCAGGAAAAAGTAATGAACGTCCTACCATTAT encodes:
- a CDS encoding LysM peptidoglycan-binding domain-containing M23 family metallopeptidase; translation: MPSFKRHLILLSALILISLNEVHAVYDRLPLKSLEYSDTKIIRVREEIKYNLQISVSNLAQKDLVHLRFLVYKVGPKDTFFKIMARTGMDLDTLSSVNELASPQDIYSGMELLIPNMRGVYDSEEHSPDESGRKKVAARFRISPKFLYYDDLRKSWFVPGRGLPKEEKNFFYGLVFSDPLAEEGRVSSKFGRRKDPFTKKDTFHGGIDLAAEEGTPVYASADGEVSFSGTRGGYGSLIVLKHGLGYETKYGHLSKLLVSPGARVKKGQLIGEVGMSGRATGFHLHFEVLRNSLRQRPIFKGHV
- a CDS encoding CPBP family intramembrane glutamic endopeptidase is translated as MDLEKEDQKLAPGRDVLLMGLIQVFILFIGMYSYMRVTRFQVESTLSLKAPKQNFVKTKEVVNTVSSEVAWNEPASAEKAVREYTEFVVTKRPWLLSLDRIIWGLCFLVPSYFFIRKIARIETAEFTDSANGRDILAGVATGFATFCFVNVASSLIFFIIGKPQSNYLEIILTKNLFLNWKLLGWTLLAIAFGAGIFEEFFFRGFLLKYFEEKNLGSIGLIITSVIFGVVHFNGGSYVAPILLIFVGLSFGISYLKTGNIWVPVTAHITYNASMLLAGFLLGDRIS
- a CDS encoding chloride channel protein, translated to MFGNIYAEFRQRPISSYFTIKGRRSLYLYCVLTGIVSGLGALLFSRALAWAEYISLESISGLHNTHSGGEYFVSLGPIASIYLGRWALLFIPILGGVIAGLVIWKFSPDSAGTGTDSLIDSFHNKEGKVDPKVPLIKSIATVFTLSSGGSGGKEGPISLIGAGFGSLVANLTKAGARARRTLLLAGTAGGLGAIFHAPLGGALTSVEMVYREDIESDTLVPCIISSVTAFLTYSSFNGFGSVYKVPEIGFIEYKELIFYLFLGIVCYLNGAFLIKVFQFIQGWSKGWKFPMWIKPALGGIPVGIIGYFLPEVIGTGSGVLQDVLEGSFQFPNYTPYLTQDLQIILFFLLLAFLKIITTSFTIGSGGSAGMFGPSLFIGGMLGGALGTFAKLVLGYQVSVASFVLVGMGAFYAGIASAPIAGMVMICEIIGSYSLLPPLMIVSIITFVLSHKLNLYKSQKNTRFQSPAHDWDMNRDLLEGIRIEDIKDRLRNIAEVKTSVLLSQLEEEALKINASDYIVLEENGNYFGMISLRTSRLFLEGRDLTQNLILVKDVTDTSILPISVQTNLATAFKTLLDMGMDKIPVGENGKYLGYLRYADIISIYFEKTRSSKPISGA